Genomic window (Acidobacteriota bacterium):
CCTCCCGCCGTTCCGCCGCCACCACGACGGGGAGCGGGCCGCGCGGCTCGTCGTCGTCCCGCTCCACCCGCCGGGAAAGCGCGTCGAGGTCCTGCTCGCTCCACGCTTCGCCCGTGGAGGAGACCAGCGCGGTGAGAACGACGCCTTCCGGCGGAGGATCGTCCATCGCGATCGAGCGCGCCAACGTGAACAGGGCCCGCCGGGAGCCGAGATTCCGGGTGCTCGGATGGTCGGGCGAGATGTCGGCGAAGAACGTCTCGGCGCCGACGAGGGGCACGGTGGCGGCGGGGTCGATGACGATGTCCTCCCGCGGTGTGAGTCCCCACCGCTTCAGCACCGGTTCCAGCCCGCTCGGAACCAGGTTCCCGCCGCCCGCCCGCCGGAAGGTCGGCTCCAGCAGAATCAGCGCGGCGCCCCCCGACTCGAGATAGCGACCGAGTGCGTCGCGTTCCGGCGCCAGCCAGGGCTGGGAAGGCCCGGCCACGATGACCAGGTCGGTGCCCTCCGGCACCGCCTCGGCACCGAGCGCGTCCCATTCGACGATCTCGGTGTCTTCTCGCTCGAGGGCCTCGATGAAGTGCCCGAGCGCCCCCTCCTCACCGCCCCTCATCGGACGTTCCCCGTGGCCGACGGCGTACTGCACGAGCGGGCGCCGGGAACGGGTCACCGCCACGACGGCTCCGGTCAGGGCCGCCTCGGCGGTGAGGCTCTTCACCCCGCCGGGCAGCCCGAATCCGCCTTCGTCGTATTCCAGCATTTCGTCGAGCCGCACCTGCTTTCGCCGGTCCCCCGACGCGACCATCACGATGTCGGTCGCGTCGGTGAGAGGGTCGAGATCGAACTCGTTGAGCAGGGCGCGGGTCCGCGCCGGATCCCGGCGAGGATCGATGATCTCCACCGAAACCATGCCGGGGTTGGCCGCGCGGTACGCTTCGAGCAGGACGTGGATCTGTTCCACGGCGTCGGGGTTGAGTTCTTCTTCGGGGACCAGGAACGACACGAACCTGACCGGCCGGTCCAGTTGCTCGAGGACGAGCTCGGTCCTCTGGGAGAGCGTGTACAGCCCGCCGGCCGTCCAGTCCCACTGCACGTAGTGCTTGGCCCCCAGGTAGTTGGCGATCACCACGAGCACCGCCACGCTGATCAGCGAGGTAGCGGAGGACAGCTTCTTGACGCGCTGCTGGGTCCACATTTCAGCGGCCCTTCACCAGCTCGATCAGGCGGGCACATGCGAAGAGGAGCGCGGCCGTCCCGGTGACGGGGTAGACGATGCGGTTCGACTTCACGATCCCGCGCGCCATCTCGTCGAGGGCGGTGAGAAGGTCGAGCTGGTCCCAGAATCGGAACCAGTCCGTCCCCTCGGTGAGCCGGGCGCCGAGGTAAGGGGTCACGAACAGCGCCATCACGAGGATGAAACCGGTGATCGCGGCGACGATGGCGCTGCGGGAGAGCGCGGAGGCGCACATCGCGGCGGCGAGCAGGTAGGCCCCGGTGAGGGCGAGCGACAGGAACCCCGCGGCGGCCGCCCTCCAGTCCACTTCTCCATAGGTGTCCAGCAGGACGAGGTCCACGAGGAGCGGCGCGAGAAGCACGAGGAAGAACGCGTAGGCGCCGAGGAACTTGCCCACCGCGACCTGCCCCTCGGTCACCGGAGCGGTGAGGAGCGCCTCGAGCGTTCCGCTCTGACGTTCCTCGGCGATCAACCGCATCGCGGCGACCGGGATGGCCACCAGCAGCGGAAGCCAGAACAGGAGGGAGCTGAACAACAGCCGCGCAACTTCGACGAACGACGCCCCGGCACCGTTGGAGAGCGCGATGACATACCAGAAATTCAGACCCTCGACGAGGAGCATGGTGGTGAGCACGATCCAGGCCAGAGGCTGCAGGAAGTAGGCCCGGAGTTCCCGCCCGGCCACCGCCAGCGTGACGCGGAGCGCATTCATCGGCCGGATTCCTCCCCCGCGTTTTCTCGCGGCGTCTCGTCGGCGGTCAGCTCGTGGAAGACCTCTTCCAGGCTCAGCCGGCGGCGGGTGAGCTCCCGCAGGACGACGCCCGAAAGGGCGGCGCGCCGGAAGATCTGTTCGCGCGGGTCGCTGTCCGCCGCGAGGGTGAGCCGGAGCCACCCGTCTTCGAGTCGCTCGCTGGAGCGGATCTCGGCCACTCCGGCGGCGAGCTCCTCGGCGCGATGGGCATCGCCGGGGGCGATCTCGGCCGTCACGAGGGCTCCCCGTCCGAGGCGGCCGCGAAGCGCGTCCGTCGAGTCCTCCGCGACGATGCGCCCCCGGTGGAAGATGACCACCCGGTCGCAGGTCTGTTCGACCTCGGCCAGGACGTGGGACGAAAGGAGGACGGTGCGGTCGCGCCCCAGCTCGCGAACGAGTCCCCGCACCTCCCGAACCTGGTTCGGATCGAGTCCGACCGTCGGCTCGTCGAGAATCACCACCGGTGGGTCGGCGAGCAGCGCGTCGGCCAGACCGACACGCTGGCGGTATCCGCGGGACAGCCGCCCGATCACCCGTTCGAGGACTTGGGCCACCCCGCAGCGCCCGGCCACCGCCGCGATGCGCTCGTCGCGACTACGGCGCGGGATTCCCTTGAGAGCGGCGCGGAAGCGCAGGTATTCGCCCACCCGCATTTCGGGGTAGAGGGGATTGTTTTCCGGGAGGAAGCCGAGCCGGCGGCGGACCGCCAGCGAGTCCCGGAGCACGTCGATCCCGTCGACGGCGACGCGGCCCGAGCTCGGCTCGAGGAACCCGGCGACGATCCGGAGAGTGGTGGTCTTCCCGGCGCCGTTCGGCCCCAGCACGCCGAGAATCTCTCCGGGGCGGGCGGTGAACGAGACGCCGTCCACCGCGACGACGGTGTCGAACCGTTTCGTGAGTCCGCTCACCTCGACCATGTTCGCGGCCACCGGCTAAAAGGATGGCGGATTATAGCGACAGGAGCCCAGGGGGGAGGAGGACCCGTTCGTGACGCGGGATGCGGTCCTTCGATCAGCGGCCGTCGGCCACCTCCGCCCGCGGATCGAAGAGCAGCGGTGGGATCTCGTCGTGGATCTCCGTGCCGAAGAAGCGGTAGTCCACGTAGCGCACCGTCTTCCGGCTCACGGTGGAGCGGGCGGTCCGGCTCACCTGCCGGAAGGTGTGCAGCTCCACCTCGGTCGGGTAGGTGAACCCCTCGTGCTCGTAGCCGTACCGGACCGTGAGCTCTTTTCCGACGGGCGGGGCGGCCAGCGAGAAGCCCAGGATGCGGAACGCGGTGAGATACCGCTCGAGCTCCTTTTCCATCCTCGAATCCTGGAGATTCGGGCGCGCGGTGATCTCGATCAGGTTCCCCGTGCGGTACTCGATCTGGGCCGTTCCCGACCACTCGGTGATCCGCCGGCCGGTCGCGACCGGGGCCGAAGAACGCCAGTGAATCGGAATCGCCAGCTTGTACGGCGTCGTGTGCCAGCTTCCGACGGCGAAACGGAGGGTGGACCGGATCGCCGGATCGAACAGCTGCGTCCAGAGGTACGGTTCGGGGAAGCCGTGCTCGGCCTCGACCTCCCGGCGACCGGCGGAGCCGATCCGGCTGCGGAGGGCCCGGAACCCCCCGGGCTCGCGGTCGTCGCGCACGAGCAGGTACTCGACCGCGGAGCGATCCTGCGCCCCCGCTTGGTCGCCGCGATAGGAAGCGCTCCTGGTCTGCTCGATGCAGGTGAACTTGAGCGCACGCCTCCGGTAGCCGGCGCTCTTGGCTTCCAGCACCGCCACCAGCTCCTGGGGGAGGGGGCCCCAGCGATCGGGCTCCGGCGGCTCCTCCTCCGGAGCCGCGGCGGCCAGCAGCGCCGCCGCCGTCGCCGCGAGCGCGGCCGCGATCCGGCCCGGGCGCATCAGTCGTTCTCGACCGAGGGTCTCGGTTCGATGAAGCTGTGTCGCGCGGCCACGCGGTAGATCTCGCGCAGGAGATCGATCCCTCGGTGCCCCGCCTCGCGGGCGAAAGCGGCGGCTTCCCGGTCGTGGTCCGTCCGGGACACGGTGGTGTTGTCGGTGCAGAGCGCGACGGGAACGCCGTACTCCAGGAACGTGTGGATCGGGTGCCGGGCCCCGCGCGGCACCGCCCCGGTTTGGCGGTTCGATGTCGGGCAGCACTCGACGAGAATGCGGTCCCGCGCGAGCCGGCGAAGCAGCTCCTTGTCGGCCACGGCGGCGCAGCCGTGGCCGATCCGGTCGGCGCCCAGGTCGTCGACGGCCTGCCAGATGTAGTCCGCCCCCGCCGCCTCGCCGGCATGGACCGTGAGGCCCAATCGTCCCTTCCGCGCCACGTCGAACGCTTCCCGGAACAGGCGCGGCGGATTTCCCGCTTCGGGACCGGCGATGTCGAAGCCCACCACGCCGGTGCGCTCGTGCAGGTGCTGCGCCTCGGCGAGCGCCTGCCGGGCGAGAATCTTCGCGATGTGCGGTCCATGCTGGCGCATCGCGATGACGATGAGTCCGCACCGGATCTCGGGATGCTCCTGCCGGACCCGGTTGAACCCCGACAGCACGGCCCGGATCGCCTGCCGGACCGTCAGGCCGCCGTAGGTGTGGATCAGCGGCGAATAGCGCAGCTCGAGGACCCGAACGTTGTGCCGCAGCGCGTCCCGGACGATCGCCTCGGAGACCGCTTGGATGTTCTCGTAGAACTGCGTGATCCAGAGGGGATAGTGGAACTTGTCGAGATAGGCGAGGAGCGAGCCTTCCTCCTCTTCGCGGAGCTCGAGCCGGTCGAGCATCTCCTCGAAGGTCTCGACCGGATTCAGCTCGTGGGAGCGGAGCATCTCCCACAGGGTCCGGGGCGGGATCGAACCGTCCACGTGCTGGTGCAGCTCGACCTTCTGGAGCCGGCGGATTTCCTCCGGCACGTCCGCGGGTGCGGCCATCGTCAGCGGGCGGCGCCGCGGATCCGGCGGAGGACGCGGCGGCGGGAAACGGAGAGGATCTCCGCCCAGCGCGGAGGAGGCGGCGGCGATCCGAGGACCTTGAGATTGGCGGCGCCCTGTTCGCACGCCGCGCAGTCTTCCGTCGTGCCGTACGCGTGCCGGAACGCGCAGTCCTCGAGGTTGTACCAGACGCGGAACTTCCAGCAGAAGAAGTCGTCTCTGGGCCCGCGCGCACCGCTGGTCACATCCGGTTCTCCGCCGCCGGTCCCGGCGCCCGGACGGCCCCGGACCGGGCCGAGAGGAGAATAGCAGCGCGCAGCGGAGGACTCCAGGCGGGATCGCTCAGCCGGTCCGCGACCGGATGCGCGACAGGACGTCGGCGGTGTCCGGAAAATCCCCTTCCTCGTGCTTGCAGAAGATGCGCTCGCCGTCCACCCACACGTCGAACACGCCTCCGCTCCCTCGCACGAGTTCCGGCTCGACCCCGAATTCGTCTTTGATCGCGGCCGCGAGACTCGCGGCCTTGGGGTAGTAGTTTCAAACGCCGCAGTAGTCGATGCGGATGTGCATGGATGTCTCCTCCGGAGGCGAGATGATAGCGCTTCCGGCCCCCGCCTCGCATCCGGGAAGGATCGCTCGCGTGGCGGTTTCCGCGAGGCGGGCCGCCGCCGCGGCGCTCGCCGGCCGGCCGCCCTCGCCGGCTCGTTCGCCGGAGCCGCCGGGCAGGACCGGCGCGACGCCGGTCACGGCCGTCCGGGCCGAACTCGAAGGCGGCGCCGGACCCTGCCGGCACCGCGGAAGCGGGCGCTCGGAGCTTCGGGATGCCGGGCCTGCCGCGAGGCTGGCGGGAGGTGCGCTGCGGTGGCGCGGGTCGATCGGGGCCCGCGTCCGGGACGCGGGAGACGGAGGCGGACGGGCCCTGGCGCCGGTCTTTCCGGCGCGCCCGAGCACCTTCCCGGCGGCACCTCAGAGTTGCAGGGCGGGTGTGCGCCAGGCGCGGACCGCGTTGCGCCCCGAGCGCTTGGCCTCGTACATGGCCTGGTCGGCCCGGCCGAGGAGTTCCTCGGGGGTGATCAGCGCTCCCGGTTCCAGCGCGTAAGCCCCCGCGCTGATCGTGACCACGCCGAAGGGTGGATTCCCGGGGTGCGGCAGTCCGGCATCCCTCACCCGGTCCCGGAGGCGCTCGGCCACGATCAGAGCACCGTCCAGCGTCGTTTCCGGGAGCAGGCAGACGAACTCCTCCCCGCCGTACCTGAAGCAGAGATCCCCCGTCCGCACCGACTCCTTGAGAATCCGCGCCACGGCCCGCAGCGCGTCGTCACCGGCTTCATGACCCTTGGTGTCGTTGTAGGCCTTGAACCTGTCGATGTCGGCCATGATCAGGCCCAGCGGGTGGCAGAAGCGCCGGCTGTGTTCGTGAAGCCGGCGCAGAGACTCGTCGAACGCCCGCCGGTTTCCGATCCCCGTCAGCTCGTCGATCAGCGTCAGGCGTCTGAGCTGCTCGTTCCTCCGCGCCAGCTCCTCCTCGAGGCGGACCACACGCTCTCCCGCACGAATGCGCACCATCAGCTCGTCCCTGTCGAACGGCTTGACCACGTAGTCGTCGGCACCGGCCGCCAGTCCGGCGACGACGTCCTGCTTTTCGTGCCTGGCGGTGAGGAGGATCGTGTAGATGTAGCTGCTGTCCGGCATCGCCCGGATGCGGCGGACCAACTCCAACCCGTCCATCCCGGGCATCATCCAGTCGGCGATGACGATGCGCGCGCGGTGCCGGCGGATCGCTTCCCACGCGGCGAGACCGTCCGAGGTGGCGATGACGCGATGGCCCATCTCGCGCAGCGCGCTCTCCAGAAGGCGCCGCGTCACCGGCTCGTCCTCGGCGATGAGAATGGGGAGGGGGCGGCTCACAGTTCCCCGGCGAACGCTCGGAGTCGTTCGCCCTCCTGCTCGAGGTCGGTGATGAGAGGGGCGATCCCGTCCGGCCGGCCGGATCGGGCGAACGTCTCGATCTGGAACGCCAGTTCCCGCGCCGTCCCCGCCGCAAGGGAGGCGGCGGCCCCTTTCACGGCGTGCGCGGTCCTGCGGAGCGCCTCCAGGTCCCCGCGCTCGAGGGCGGTGCGCATCTCGGCCGCCTGGCGCGGCAGGTCCGCCACGAGCATCTCCAACAATTCCTTGTAGAAGGCGCGGTCGTTGCCGGCCCGCTGGAGGCCCTCGGCCAGATCCACGGGGGCGACCGCCTGGATGTCCGGCATACGCTGAGCTCCTTCGGCCCTCCGGCCCGGTACGGAGTCCCGGCACTCTCATCGGCCGGACCGTCCCCCGGTTGACCCCTGTCTTGGGGGGAACGCTCCCGGACGGGGACGGGGCGTCCAACTCCTCTTCCCGCGCGGGGTTGCGGGAGAGCGGCTTCGCCGTCATCCTCCCCGCTGTCCTGCGGGAGGTCCGATGGCTGCGCCGTCGCGAGAACTCGAGGTCGTCCCCAATCCCGCCCCGGACCGGCCGTATCTCGTCAGGGTCGTGGCGCCCGAGTTCACCTGCGTGTGCCCGCGGACCGGACAGCCGGACTTCGCCACCATCGTCCTGGAGTACGTGCCGGCCGCGTCCATCGTCGAGTTGAAGTCGTTCAAGCTCTACCTGTGGTCTTGGCGCGACGAGGGGGCTTTCCACGAGGCGGCCGTCAACCGCATCCTCGACGACGTGGTGGCGGCGTGCGATCCCGCGTGGGCGCGCGTCACCGGGTTCTTCCGGGTGCGCGGGGGGCTCTCCACGACGGTGGTCGCGGTCGCCGGGCGCCTGCCGGAGGGGGTCAGCGGGCCCGCGGCCGTCCCGAGGCCGCTCGACACGGAGCTCTGAGCGGAGGGAAGCCGTGGGCGAGGTGGTGCCGCGGGCGATCGAGATCTTCCCCAACGGGGAGATCGGCATCGCGTGGAGCGACGGGAGGGAGGACATCCACCCGCCGGCCCGGCTCCGCCGCGCCTGCCCCTGCGCGGAGTGTGTCGACGAGCTGACCGGCCGGCGCCGTTACGATCCCGCTCGGATTCCCGACGACCTGCGGGCGACCGGCTGGAAGGCGGTGGGCGGCTACGGGGTGCGCTTCGACTGGAGCGACGGCCACGACACCGGCATCTACTCCTTCGAGTACCTGCGCGCTCTCGGTGAGGCGCCTCACCCGGCGTGACGGCGCGAAGGC
Coding sequences:
- a CDS encoding DUF971 domain-containing protein, with product MPRGRASPGSSGCAGGSPRRWSRSPGACRRGSAGPRPSRGRSTRSSERREAVGEVVPRAIEIFPNGEIGIAWSDGREDIHPPARLRRACPCAECVDELTGRRRYDPARIPDDLRATGWKAVGGYGVRFDWSDGHDTGIYSFEYLRALGEAPHPA
- a CDS encoding Hpt domain-containing protein encodes the protein MPDIQAVAPVDLAEGLQRAGNDRAFYKELLEMLVADLPRQAAEMRTALERGDLEALRRTAHAVKGAAASLAAGTARELAFQIETFARSGRPDGIAPLITDLEQEGERLRAFAGEL
- the queF gene encoding NADPH-dependent 7-cyano-7-deazaguanine reductase QueF — protein: MAAPSRELEVVPNPAPDRPYLVRVVAPEFTCVCPRTGQPDFATIVLEYVPAASIVELKSFKLYLWSWRDEGAFHEAAVNRILDDVVAACDPAWARVTGFFRVRGGLSTTVVAVAGRLPEGVSGPAAVPRPLDTEL
- the add gene encoding adenosine deaminase, whose product is MAAPADVPEEIRRLQKVELHQHVDGSIPPRTLWEMLRSHELNPVETFEEMLDRLELREEEEGSLLAYLDKFHYPLWITQFYENIQAVSEAIVRDALRHNVRVLELRYSPLIHTYGGLTVRQAIRAVLSGFNRVRQEHPEIRCGLIVIAMRQHGPHIAKILARQALAEAQHLHERTGVVGFDIAGPEAGNPPRLFREAFDVARKGRLGLTVHAGEAAGADYIWQAVDDLGADRIGHGCAAVADKELLRRLARDRILVECCPTSNRQTGAVPRGARHPIHTFLEYGVPVALCTDNTTVSRTDHDREAAAFAREAGHRGIDLLREIYRVAARHSFIEPRPSVEND
- a CDS encoding ATP-binding cassette domain-containing protein translates to MVEVSGLTKRFDTVVAVDGVSFTARPGEILGVLGPNGAGKTTTLRIVAGFLEPSSGRVAVDGIDVLRDSLAVRRRLGFLPENNPLYPEMRVGEYLRFRAALKGIPRRSRDERIAAVAGRCGVAQVLERVIGRLSRGYRQRVGLADALLADPPVVILDEPTVGLDPNQVREVRGLVRELGRDRTVLLSSHVLAEVEQTCDRVVIFHRGRIVAEDSTDALRGRLGRGALVTAEIAPGDAHRAEELAAGVAEIRSSERLEDGWLRLTLAADSDPREQIFRRAALSGVVLRELTRRRLSLEEVFHELTADETPRENAGEESGR